The following are encoded in a window of Dysidea avara chromosome 4, odDysAvar1.4, whole genome shotgun sequence genomic DNA:
- the LOC136253269 gene encoding ornithine lipid ester-linked acyl 2-hydroxylase-like, giving the protein MCFCWLVMKAAELFIVLILLFAGSNSDAKKDKQIAFTIAVQGQDDIQFYEGDDPCKVIKKYCKGLTRLFPYEKCFELLHAKTSTQIGQLWSSLHQKLKINEGLFIKCDPFRFDAKEYIKSVDRAHLGTTRNSTAVIHELLNHLKKAMQKDERALALFNTRRNQLELSDLEKVLLYRKALLLIPTNLFVVDQFGLALIFVDREEEARALFANAVVRGLWGNPLQRPVSKYVKGLTAKPWHDKKDYPFIAKLEAGADEVKKELLHNLKQKRHMFTGETENLHVGGEWTELRIKSSGHGMIKKHTDLFSNTMKVIEGCGEEFVSIKFSAIQPGTHIRTHTGPSNERLRLHLTLVHTGGARIRVGTEWRTWEEGKAIIFDDSWEHEVIHTGEDMRVVLIMDIWHPELPPESRVVH; this is encoded by the coding sequence ATGTGTTTTTGCTGGTTAGTAATGAAGGCAGCAGAATTGTTTATCGTTCTGATTCTGTTATTTGCTGGATCCAACAGTGATGCTAAGAAAGACAAGCAGATTGCTTTTACTATAGCGGTACAGGGACAGGATGACATACAATTTTATGAAGGAGACGATCCCTGCAAAGTGATTAAGAAATACTGCAAGGGGCTAACTCGTTTGTTCCCTTACGAGAAATGCTTTGAATTACTACATgcaaaaacaagtacacagattGGTCAGCTGTGGTCCAGTCTGCACCAGAAGCTCAAAATCAATGAAGGACTTTTCATCAAGTGTGACCCATTTAGGTTTGATGCTAAGGAGTACATCAAGAGTGTAGATAGAGCTCATTTAGGTACCACAAGGAACAGTACTGCTGTTATACATGAACTGCTCAATCATCTGAAGAAAGCAATGCAGAAAGATGAACGAGCACTTGCATTATTTAACACTCGTAGAAATCAACTTGAACTCAGTGACCTTGAAAAAGTGTTGCTTTACAGAAAAGCTCTTTTGTTGATACCTACAAACTTGTTTGTTGTGGATCAGTTTGGACTAGCATTGATATTTGTTGACAGAGAAGAGGAAGCACGGGCATTGTTTGCTAATGCTGTTGTTAGGGGACTGTGGGGGAACCCCCTCCAGCGGCCAGTGTCAAAATATGTTAAAGGACTAACAGCCAAGCCGTGGCATGATAAGAAAGATTATCCCTTTATTGCCAAGCTGGAAGCTGGCGCAGATGAAGTGAAGAAAGAATTGCTGCACAATCTCAAGCAGAAAAGGCATATGTTTACTGGAGAAACAGAAAACTTACATGTCGGCGGTGAATGGACAGAGCTCAGAATTAAATCTAGTGGACATGGAATGATCAAGAAACATACTGACCTCTTTTCAAATACGATGAAAGTGATCGAAGGTTGTGGAGAAGAGTTTGTTAGCATCAAATTTTCAGCCATCCAACCTGGGACTCACATTCGTACTCACACGGGTCCATCAAATGAACGTCTACGACTACATCTCACATTAGTGCACACCGGAGGAGCTAGGATTAGAGTTGGTACAGAGTGGAGAACATGGGAGGAAGGAAAGGCCATCATATTTGACGACTCATGGGAACACGAAGTCATC
- the LOC136253270 gene encoding AN1-type zinc finger protein 2A-like, whose amino-acid sequence MAANSEEIDLMGIGKHCSYCRRLDILPFTCTKCQEVFCKEHMNEVAHECPNQQMGNVVLPTCPLCQAVILLKDGRNVNDQVEKHIISGCQDLIATNRPKESSLFHRCTYRKCKQKELVPICCDKCHRNFCIRHRHYQDHHCSNVTQSTRRPIAVH is encoded by the exons ATGGCGGCCAATTCGGAAGAAATCGACTTGATGGGCATAGGAAAacattgtagctactgtaggcGACTAGACATACTACCGTTTACGTGTACAAAATGTCAAGAAGTATTTTG TAAAGAACACATGAATGAAGTAGCTCACGAATGCCCCAATCAACAAATGGGAAAT GTGGTGTTACCAACATGTCCATTATGTCAAGCAGTCATCTTACTAAAGGATGGAAGAAATGTTAATGATCAA gTAGAGAAGCACATTATCAGTGGTTGTCAGGATCTCATAGCTACTAATAGACCAAAGGAGAGCAGTTTGTTCCATCGGTGTACATACCGCAAGTGTAAACAGAAAGAGTTAGTACCGATATGTTGTGACAAGTGTCATCGAAACTTCTGCATCAG ACACAGACACTATCAGGATCATCACTGTAGCAACGTCACTCAGTCAACAAGGAGACCTATTGCTGTACACTGA
- the LOC136252255 gene encoding SPRY domain-containing protein 3-like, which produces MAAKIKLNRPSKLQFSGNVEVNGDVWRYSRDGPVGVVKIMDPMSPLNNYYEIKILSKGRRSAIGIGMGTMGYSMSAMPGWNSQCVGYHADDAKLFHENGMGKNMGAPTCTDGDIMGCGALFDVEEGPAYVKVFFTKNGKLVGERVKMKRPLHGLYPIVGMHSLGESVEYLGHSVCTSLEGVDDDAMSIDNAPRDLWLRCNAVKFLRGGTVLEYFGNQQQGQDIGIAQSLYPLTKSSHYFEMKIENAGKDGCLAIGLGSNTYPLHRHPGWNPGGVGYHADNGQLYVERGQGVDFGPTCTTGDTMGCGLQFTDDEADFSSEESEDEDWEKKNLPPVNFYDDFYYGDNRQQNIFVFKNSSGSKKDNNHEVTVFFTKNGSKVGETKAKLPKGGFFPMVAMLSVGERVMVDFNALTG; this is translated from the coding sequence ATGGCTGCAAAGATTAAGCTAAACAGACCGTCTAAACTACAATTTAGCGGAAATGTTGAGGTGAACGGAGATGTCTGGAGGTACAGCCGAGATGGCCCAGTCGGAGTCGTGAAGATCATGGACCCAATGAGCCCTCTTAACAACTACTACGAGATTAAGATATTGAGCAAAGGTCGTCGTAGTGCTATTGGTATCGGTATGGGTACTATGGGTTATTCTATGTCGGCCATGCCTGGCTGGAATTCTCAATGTGTAGGTTACCATGCAGATGATGCCAAACTATTTCATGAGAATGGTATGGGAAAGAACATGGGTGCCCCAACTTGTACAGATGGGGACATCATGGGCTGTGGTGCCCTGTTTGATGTTGAAGAGGGGCCGGCTTACGTCAAAGTTTTCTTCACAAAGAATGGCAAGCTAGTTGGTGAGAGAGTTAAAATGAAAAGGCCACTACATGGGTTATACCCGATAGTCGGCATGCACAGTCTAGGAGAAAGTGTGGAGTACCTCGGCCATTCTGTGTGCACCAGTTTAGAAGGAGTCGATGATGACGCTATGTCAATTGACAATGCACCACGTGACCTATGGCTACGTTGTAATGCAGTCAAGTTTTTACGTGGTGGGACTGTTTTAGAGTATTTTGGAAATCAGCAACAAGGTCAGGATATTGGAATTGCTCAGTCACTTTACCCGCTCACCAAATCTTCACACTACTTTGAGATGAAAATTGAGAACGCAGGGAAAGATGGCTGTTTAGCAATAGGTCTAGGTTCAAACACTTATCCACTACACAGACACCCTGGCTGGAATCCTGGCGGCGTGGGTTATCATGCTGACAATGGACAGCTTTATGTAGAACGTGGTCAGGGAGTTGACTTTGGTCCCACTTGTACGACAGGTGACACAATGGGCTGTGGTTTACAATTTACAGATGACGAAGCTGATTTTTCATCAGAAGAATCGGAAGATGAAGATTGGGAAAAGAAAAACTTACCACCAGTGAACTTCTATGATGACTTTTACTATGGCGATAACCGACAACAAAATATATTTGTTTTCAAGAACTCTAGTGGTAGTAAGAAAGACAATAATCATGAAGTGACGGTTTTCTTTACTAAAAATGGTAGCAAAGTTGGTGAGACAAAAGCTAAACTTCCAAAAGGAGGTTTCTTTCCAATGGTCGCCATGTTAAGTGTGGGAGAGAGGGTCATGGTAGATTTCAATGCTTTAACTGGGTAG